A genomic region of Papaver somniferum cultivar HN1 chromosome 7, ASM357369v1, whole genome shotgun sequence contains the following coding sequences:
- the LOC113292718 gene encoding uncharacterized protein LOC113292718 → MIKHTTVMSRLLAYNVILLLYVSGSVISAVSADQEKMVYSKVLNVGEELLRETLPLQMGSRLYRLNGLKSSTWYEVKISYPASIPASFSIQLIRDKSYIEHNRNKRLLNTEKLIFNADCNDIPDHQSLDQNEKYVLVSVEPAGVVAIPGVKERELVLFNIVCDELLLGIPHKAVWVGVLVLICLGVACIVPTFLPPYLLMRKQKS, encoded by the exons ATGATTAAACATACTACTGTGATGAGTCGATTGTTGGCCTATAATGTGATTCTGCTGCTATACGTTAGTGGTTCTGTCATCAGTGCTGTATCTGCTGACCAAGAAAAAAT GGTTTATAGCAAAGTCCTGAATGTAGGGGAAGAGCTATTGCGTGAAACCTTACCTTTGCAAATGGGTTCTCGCCTGTACCGATTGAATGGACTCAAATCATCAACTTGGTATGAAGTGAAGATATCATATCCAGCTTCT ATTCCCGCCAGCTTTTCCATTCAACTGATAAGAGACAAATCATATATTGAGCACAACAGGAACAAAAGATTACTCAACACAGAGAAACTGATTTTTAATGCTGACTGTAACGATATTCCTGACCACCAG AGTTTGGATCAAAATGAGAAATATGTTCTTGTATCTGTGGAGCCTGCTGGAGTTGTTGCAATTCCTGGTGTAAAGGAGAGGGAACTAGTCTTATTTAATATAG TTTGTGACGAGCTCTTGCTTGGGATCCCACACAAAGCTGTCTGGGTTGGAGTCCTGGTGTTAATATGTTTAGGGGTTGCATGCATTGTTCCAACTTTTCTTCCACCATATTTACTTATGAGGAAACAAAAATCATAA